The Longimicrobiales bacterium genome has a window encoding:
- a CDS encoding TonB-dependent receptor translates to MSTLRKLGAMLFALALLPGVAAAQERGSVTGLVVSAETQQPLQGVQVAIPTLNVSAVTDERGRFLLTNVPAGPQTLRVTLIGYRQATQEVTIGTTPANVTIRLETDPLLLDELVVVGYGEQRRGDIAGAVSSLRPETVAEIPVTSVNQVLQGRLAGVQVVQNSGTPGAGMTVRVRGSSSISGGNEPLYVIDGVPMSQGNFSNLNMSFGGQDIDAISDINPGEIESIEVLKDASAAAIYGSRASNGVVLITTKRGAAMAPQVSFSGYYGQQKDWKRVDFLNTEQYIEIYNEGVTNRYGPASDYGYDEWYGIETPGMEFETTVPQGVDTDWLSEVLRTAPISNLEASVSGGSERVRYFVSGSSLIQDGVIKAMGYQRLNGRVNLDYNPFDRLTLGTNVSLGRSITDRARSDNTIYSAWSNALANPPIEPVYTADGDYYSTLYLNPVGMNNEAEAEERGIRILGNAFAQYNILEGVSVRGSIGLDQLTMRSRSYDSPAFGPWASSGGAGQAANSFINKLTYEGTLNFNRMLSDIHSLSGVIGTSFEDNTEEFSFVQGTQFPTEYFKYLTSAATIADGSSSRADYGLVSYFGRLSYNFDDRVTATFNVRRDGSSRFGTANRYGTFPSGSVLWRIGNESFMQNQNILANLALRASYGITGNQQSLGNFASRGLFGGGANYLDLPGIAPSQLANPELKWEKTGQLNLGTDFSVLSDRLAVTFDYYEKKTDDLLVARPVPRTTGFSTIWSNVGSMENKGFEVAATARLFQPTDERAFTWSTTLNVARNRNEVTALYNDQPINSGFANRVEVGKPLGFFYGYVTDGIFQSMEEVQAHATQVVHSNPLRATSPGDIRFKDLNNDGVINSDDQQMIGSPWPDYEGGVTNNMSFMGFDLSAFVQFSLGNEIFNANGIYTDQFGSYGDNHTVRAMDRWTPENPDTDQPRAVWGDPNFNTRDSDRFIEDGSYVRLKNVVLGYTLPSSFADRLGYGSARIYIQGQNVLTGTDYSGFDPEVNYSGQTSITRGTDFYTLPQARVFSVGFNLGF, encoded by the coding sequence ATGAGCACATTGAGGAAGCTGGGAGCGATGCTGTTTGCGCTCGCACTGCTGCCCGGTGTCGCGGCCGCGCAGGAGCGCGGCAGTGTCACGGGGCTGGTGGTGTCAGCGGAAACGCAGCAGCCCCTCCAGGGGGTGCAGGTAGCCATACCGACGCTGAATGTGAGCGCTGTAACGGACGAGCGCGGTCGGTTCCTGCTCACGAATGTACCGGCAGGCCCGCAGACACTGCGCGTAACCCTGATCGGTTACCGGCAGGCGACACAGGAAGTCACGATCGGTACGACGCCGGCCAATGTCACGATCCGGCTGGAGACCGACCCGCTGCTGCTGGATGAGCTGGTCGTCGTCGGCTACGGCGAGCAGCGTCGCGGCGACATCGCGGGCGCGGTTTCGTCGCTGCGTCCGGAGACCGTGGCGGAGATCCCGGTCACTTCGGTGAACCAGGTGCTGCAGGGCCGCCTGGCCGGCGTGCAGGTGGTGCAGAACTCGGGTACGCCGGGCGCGGGCATGACGGTGCGCGTGCGCGGCTCCTCGTCGATCTCCGGCGGCAACGAGCCGCTGTACGTGATCGATGGCGTGCCGATGTCGCAGGGCAACTTTTCGAACCTGAACATGAGCTTCGGCGGCCAGGACATCGACGCCATCTCGGACATCAATCCGGGTGAGATCGAGTCGATCGAGGTGCTGAAGGACGCGTCGGCGGCGGCAATCTACGGCTCGCGCGCATCGAACGGCGTCGTGCTGATCACGACGAAGCGGGGCGCCGCGATGGCTCCGCAGGTCAGCTTCAGCGGTTACTACGGCCAGCAGAAGGACTGGAAGCGGGTCGACTTCCTCAACACCGAACAGTACATCGAGATCTACAACGAGGGCGTCACCAATCGTTACGGGCCGGCATCCGATTACGGCTACGATGAGTGGTATGGCATCGAGACACCGGGCATGGAGTTCGAGACCACGGTACCGCAGGGTGTGGATACGGACTGGCTGAGCGAAGTGCTTCGCACGGCGCCGATCTCCAACCTCGAGGCGTCGGTCAGCGGCGGCTCGGAGCGCGTGCGCTACTTCGTGTCGGGCAGCTCGCTGATCCAGGACGGCGTGATCAAGGCGATGGGCTACCAACGCCTGAACGGCCGCGTGAACCTGGACTACAACCCGTTCGACCGGCTGACGCTGGGCACGAACGTATCGCTCGGCCGCAGCATCACGGATCGCGCGCGCAGCGACAACACGATTTACAGCGCGTGGTCGAATGCTCTGGCGAATCCGCCGATCGAGCCGGTATACACGGCCGACGGTGACTACTACTCGACGCTCTACCTGAACCCCGTCGGCATGAACAACGAGGCGGAGGCGGAAGAGCGCGGCATTCGCATCCTCGGTAACGCGTTCGCGCAGTACAACATCCTCGAGGGTGTGAGCGTCCGCGGCAGTATCGGCCTCGACCAGCTGACGATGCGCTCGCGCAGCTACGACTCTCCGGCGTTCGGCCCGTGGGCCAGCAGCGGCGGTGCAGGCCAGGCGGCGAACTCGTTCATCAACAAGCTGACGTACGAGGGTACGCTGAATTTCAACAGGATGCTGTCGGACATTCACTCTCTGTCCGGCGTGATCGGCACGAGCTTCGAGGACAACACCGAAGAGTTCAGCTTCGTCCAGGGCACACAATTCCCGACGGAGTACTTCAAGTATCTCACATCTGCGGCAACGATCGCCGACGGCAGCTCGTCACGTGCGGATTACGGCCTCGTGTCGTACTTCGGCCGGCTGTCGTACAACTTCGACGACCGCGTGACCGCGACGTTCAACGTTCGCCGCGACGGCTCTTCGCGATTCGGTACGGCGAACCGCTACGGCACGTTCCCGTCCGGGTCGGTGCTCTGGCGGATCGGAAACGAGTCGTTCATGCAGAACCAGAACATCCTGGCGAACCTGGCGCTGCGTGCGAGCTACGGCATCACAGGCAACCAGCAGTCGCTGGGCAACTTCGCGTCGCGCGGCCTGTTCGGCGGCGGCGCCAATTACCTGGACCTGCCGGGCATTGCGCCGTCGCAGCTGGCGAACCCGGAGCTCAAGTGGGAGAAGACGGGCCAGCTCAACCTGGGCACGGACTTCTCCGTGCTGAGCGACCGGCTCGCCGTGACGTTCGATTACTACGAGAAGAAGACGGACGACCTGCTCGTAGCGCGGCCGGTGCCCCGGACGACGGGCTTCAGCACCATCTGGTCGAACGTCGGATCGATGGAGAACAAGGGCTTCGAGGTGGCGGCGACCGCGCGGCTGTTCCAGCCGACGGACGAGCGCGCGTTCACGTGGTCGACCACGCTCAACGTTGCGCGCAACCGCAACGAGGTCACGGCGCTGTACAACGACCAGCCGATCAACAGCGGGTTCGCCAACCGGGTCGAAGTCGGCAAGCCGCTCGGGTTCTTCTACGGCTACGTCACGGACGGCATCTTCCAGTCGATGGAGGAAGTCCAGGCTCATGCGACGCAGGTCGTTCACTCGAACCCGCTGCGCGCCACGTCGCCGGGCGATATCCGGTTCAAGGACCTCAACAATGACGGCGTGATCAACAGCGACGACCAGCAGATGATCGGATCGCCGTGGCCGGACTACGAGGGCGGCGTCACGAACAACATGTCGTTCATGGGCTTCGATCTGAGCGCGTTCGTGCAGTTCTCGCTGGGCAACGAGATCTTCAATGCCAACGGCATCTACACGGACCAGTTCGGCAGCTACGGCGACAATCACACGGTGCGGGCAATGGATCGCTGGACGCCGGAGAACCCGGACACCGATCAGCCGCGCGCGGTGTGGGGCGACCCGAACTTCAATACGCGCGACTCCGACCGCTTCATCGAGGACGGCTCGTACGTGCGCCTGAAGAACGTGGTGCTGGGCTACACGCTGCCCAGCTCGTTCGCCGACCGTCTCGGCTATGGCTCGGCCCGCATCTACATCCAGGGCCAGAACGTGCTGACCGGCACGGATTACAGCGGGTTCGATCCGGAAGTCAACTACAGCGGACAGACCTCGATCACACGCGGTACCGACTTCTACACGCTGCCGCAGGCGCGCGTGTTCTCGGTCGGCTTCAATCTCGGATTCTGA
- a CDS encoding DUF4159 domain-containing protein: protein MRAEPAGHGWNTDYPASDHNFMLRLSQLTTTDVSRWNDGEPGYAVVRATDPTLFECPFLFASDIGTARFSDEETLLLRQYLMKGGFLWVDDFWGDLAWEYWTETIRRVLPFYDITDLPSDHPLLTTAFHVPSVPQIPSIQFWRRSGGATSERGPASAEPHLRAIRDESGRIMVLMTHNTDIADGWEREGEDDDYFFAFSGDAYALGLNVALWSLTH, encoded by the coding sequence GTGCGCGCCGAGCCCGCCGGCCACGGTTGGAACACCGACTATCCTGCCTCCGACCACAACTTCATGCTCCGCCTGTCCCAGCTCACCACGACCGATGTCAGTCGCTGGAACGATGGCGAGCCGGGATACGCAGTGGTCCGCGCTACGGATCCAACGCTCTTCGAGTGCCCCTTCCTGTTCGCCTCCGATATCGGCACCGCCAGGTTCTCCGACGAGGAGACACTACTCCTCCGCCAGTACCTCATGAAGGGCGGCTTCCTGTGGGTCGACGATTTCTGGGGCGATCTGGCCTGGGAATACTGGACGGAGACGATCCGGCGCGTGCTGCCGTTCTACGACATCACGGATCTGCCGTCCGACCACCCGCTGTTGACCACGGCGTTCCACGTGCCATCCGTACCGCAGATCCCCTCCATCCAGTTCTGGCGGCGCAGCGGCGGCGCGACCTCGGAGCGCGGTCCGGCCAGCGCGGAGCCACACCTGCGCGCGATACGGGACGAGAGTGGCCGGATCATGGTACTGATGACGCACAACACGGACATCGCGGATGGCTGGGAGCGCGAGGGGGAGGACGACGATTACTTCTTTGCGTTCAGCGGTGATGCGTATGCGCTCGGTCTCAACGTCGCGCTCTGGTCACTGACTCACTGA
- a CDS encoding prolyl oligopeptidase family serine peptidase, producing the protein MTAPSSSTAALAHASARASRTWITGALTILMAVTASRTHAQQTDPFLWLEDVESPRALAWVEARNASTVAELTRHPSYEPIFERTMQILDSDDRIPFPSILGDRLYNFWQDADNPRGIWRRTSWDSYLTGDPDWETVLDIDALAEAEGVPWAYGGVSCLYPGYRRCLVRLSRGGADAVEVREFDTDTRAFIDGGFTLPEAKQSVAWVDENTLLVATDFGPGTMSSSGYPRVAKLWTRGTPLSSAITAFEAGAGDMGVFVGTDRTATRQYQVVSHRVDFYAGALNVLHDGELVKIDVPADADPSFFRDRLMVYLRSPWDVGGRTYAGGSLLSIEYDEFRDGGRDFDVVVAPGPRQTISGVQETRDHVLVSMLDNVRGELRRYSVADDGAWTFETVPAPAMGSIGVVATSPESNRYFFTYSGFTQPATLYLAGADGAVAEVQRMPAMFDADGLIAEQHEAVSKDGTRIPYFIIRREDISLDGTNPTLLYAYGGFEVSMTPGYNAVTGAAWLERGGVYVVANIRGGGEFGPQWHRAALKENRQLAYDDFIAVAEDLIARRITSPEHLGIMGGSNGGLLVGVAFTQRPDLFDAVVVQVPLLDMRRYNQLLAGASWMAEYGNPDVPAEWAYIGRYSPYHNLRPGVEYPKVLFTTTTRDDRVHPGHARKMAALMESMGLPFYYFENTEGGHGSGVTSEQRARMTALTYAYLWEMLARSAT; encoded by the coding sequence ATGACCGCACCATCATCTTCCACCGCAGCGCTCGCGCATGCGTCCGCGCGCGCATCGCGAACGTGGATCACCGGAGCATTGACCATCCTGATGGCAGTCACAGCGTCGCGGACACACGCACAGCAGACGGACCCGTTCCTGTGGCTCGAGGACGTGGAGAGTCCGCGCGCCCTCGCGTGGGTGGAGGCGCGCAACGCGTCGACGGTCGCCGAGCTGACGCGACACCCATCCTACGAGCCGATCTTCGAACGCACGATGCAGATCCTCGATTCCGACGATCGCATTCCGTTCCCGTCCATACTCGGCGATCGCCTCTACAACTTCTGGCAGGACGCCGACAATCCGCGCGGGATCTGGCGTCGCACGAGCTGGGACTCCTACCTGACGGGAGATCCCGACTGGGAAACCGTCCTCGACATCGATGCGCTGGCCGAGGCCGAAGGCGTGCCGTGGGCGTACGGCGGCGTGAGCTGCCTGTATCCTGGCTACCGGCGGTGCCTGGTGCGTCTCTCGCGCGGCGGTGCCGATGCGGTGGAGGTGCGCGAGTTCGACACGGATACGCGGGCGTTCATCGACGGCGGCTTCACGCTCCCTGAGGCGAAGCAGAGTGTGGCCTGGGTCGATGAGAACACGCTGCTTGTCGCGACGGACTTCGGTCCGGGCACCATGTCCAGCTCGGGGTATCCGCGCGTCGCGAAGCTGTGGACGCGCGGCACTCCGCTGAGCAGCGCGATTACCGCGTTCGAGGCCGGCGCCGGTGACATGGGCGTTTTCGTCGGCACCGACCGCACAGCGACGCGCCAGTATCAGGTCGTCTCACATCGCGTGGATTTCTACGCCGGCGCGCTCAACGTCCTGCACGACGGCGAGCTGGTGAAGATCGATGTGCCTGCCGATGCGGACCCGTCCTTCTTCCGAGACCGGCTCATGGTCTATCTTCGCTCGCCGTGGGACGTCGGCGGCCGCACGTATGCGGGCGGCTCGCTGCTGTCGATCGAGTACGACGAGTTCAGGGATGGCGGACGCGATTTCGACGTCGTTGTCGCGCCGGGTCCCCGTCAGACGATCAGCGGTGTTCAGGAGACGCGCGACCACGTGCTCGTCAGCATGCTCGACAATGTGCGCGGCGAGCTGCGTCGCTACAGCGTGGCGGATGACGGTGCGTGGACGTTCGAGACCGTGCCGGCGCCGGCGATGGGCAGCATCGGTGTCGTGGCGACGTCGCCCGAGTCGAACCGGTACTTCTTCACGTACAGCGGCTTCACCCAGCCCGCGACGCTCTACCTCGCCGGGGCCGATGGCGCGGTCGCCGAGGTGCAGCGCATGCCCGCAATGTTCGATGCGGACGGTCTCATCGCCGAGCAGCATGAGGCGGTGTCGAAGGACGGGACACGTATCCCGTACTTCATCATACGACGCGAAGACATCAGTCTTGACGGCACGAACCCGACGCTGCTGTATGCGTACGGCGGCTTCGAGGTGTCCATGACGCCCGGCTACAACGCGGTGACCGGCGCGGCGTGGCTGGAGCGCGGCGGCGTGTATGTCGTCGCGAACATCCGCGGCGGCGGCGAATTCGGGCCGCAGTGGCATCGTGCCGCGCTGAAAGAGAACCGGCAGCTCGCGTACGACGATTTCATAGCCGTCGCGGAAGACCTCATTGCGCGTCGAATCACCTCGCCGGAGCACCTGGGCATCATGGGCGGCAGCAATGGCGGACTGCTCGTCGGAGTGGCATTTACGCAGCGGCCCGATCTGTTCGACGCTGTCGTGGTGCAGGTGCCGCTGCTCGACATGCGCCGCTACAACCAGCTGCTCGCCGGTGCGAGCTGGATGGCCGAGTACGGCAACCCTGATGTGCCGGCCGAGTGGGCGTACATCGGCCGCTACTCACCGTATCACAACCTGCGGCCCGGTGTCGAGTACCCGAAGGTTCTGTTCACCACCACCACGCGCGACGACCGCGTGCATCCCGGACACGCGCGCAAGATGGCCGCGCTCATGGAATCGATGGGACTGCCGTTCTACTACTTCGAGAATACGGAAGGCGGCCACGGTTCAGGTGTAACGAGCGAGCAGCGCGCACGCATGACTGCGCTCACGTACGCGTACCTGTGGGAGATGCTCGCAAGGAGTGCGACGTAG
- a CDS encoding selenium-binding protein SBP56-related protein codes for MRWKPDPTFYASPKHAMDAPAEKLAYVALLNPGRERPDAIGVVDVDPESASYGQLVGQADMPGVGDELHHFGWNACSSHLCAYAPAPHMERRYLIVPGIASSRIAIFDTKADARSPELVKVIEGQTIADRTGYTTPHTVHCGPDGIYVNALGGVEGDGPGGVFMLDHETFDVKGAWEEERGPQYLAYDFGWHLGQDTMITSEWGTPNMVKDGVNPELLMGGKYGHALHVWDLRKRRHVQTLDLGAEQQMVLELRPARDPSKAYGFAGVVISLEDLSASVFLWYREGTNGKSEWKTKKVITIPAEPADADDLPPLLKGFGAVPPLITDLNLSLDDRYLYVSCWGTGELRQYDVSNPFEPELTGSVRIGGIVKRTPHPAQPEQPLNGGPQMVELSRDGRRVYLTNALYSPWDEQFYPDGIRSWMVKLDVGARGGMAFDEKFFFEADAGMRTHQVRLQGGDASSDSFCYS; via the coding sequence ATGCGCTGGAAGCCAGATCCGACGTTTTACGCATCACCGAAGCACGCGATGGACGCGCCGGCGGAGAAGCTGGCCTATGTCGCGCTCCTGAACCCCGGCCGCGAGCGGCCCGACGCCATCGGCGTGGTCGACGTAGACCCGGAGTCCGCCTCGTACGGCCAGCTGGTCGGCCAGGCGGACATGCCCGGCGTGGGAGATGAGCTGCATCATTTCGGCTGGAACGCGTGCAGCTCGCACCTGTGCGCCTATGCACCGGCGCCTCACATGGAGCGGCGGTACCTGATCGTGCCCGGGATCGCTTCGTCGCGTATCGCGATCTTCGACACGAAGGCGGACGCGCGCAGCCCCGAGCTGGTGAAGGTCATCGAAGGGCAGACGATCGCGGATCGCACCGGCTACACGACCCCGCACACGGTGCATTGCGGACCGGACGGCATCTACGTGAACGCGCTCGGCGGTGTGGAGGGTGACGGGCCGGGCGGCGTGTTCATGCTGGACCACGAGACGTTCGACGTGAAGGGTGCGTGGGAAGAGGAGCGCGGCCCGCAGTACCTGGCGTACGACTTCGGGTGGCATCTCGGCCAGGACACGATGATCACGAGCGAGTGGGGCACGCCGAACATGGTGAAGGACGGCGTGAACCCGGAGCTGCTGATGGGCGGGAAGTACGGCCACGCGCTGCACGTCTGGGACCTGCGCAAGCGCCGTCACGTGCAGACCCTGGATCTCGGCGCGGAGCAGCAGATGGTGCTGGAGCTGCGCCCGGCCCGTGACCCGTCCAAGGCGTACGGCTTCGCCGGTGTCGTGATCTCGCTCGAGGACCTCTCGGCGTCCGTATTCCTGTGGTACCGCGAGGGGACGAACGGGAAATCGGAGTGGAAGACGAAGAAGGTGATTACCATCCCTGCCGAGCCGGCCGACGCGGACGATCTGCCGCCTCTCCTGAAGGGCTTCGGTGCGGTCCCGCCACTCATCACGGACCTGAACCTGAGCCTCGATGACCGCTACCTGTACGTCTCCTGCTGGGGCACGGGCGAGCTGCGTCAGTACGACGTGTCGAATCCGTTCGAGCCGGAGCTCACGGGCAGCGTCCGCATCGGTGGCATCGTGAAGCGCACGCCGCATCCGGCACAGCCGGAACAGCCGCTGAACGGCGGCCCGCAGATGGTGGAGCTCAGCCGCGACGGCCGGCGCGTGTACCTCACGAATGCGCTTTACTCGCCGTGGGACGAGCAGTTCTATCCGGACGGCATCAGGAGCTGGATGGTCAAGCTCGATGTGGGCGCCAGGGGCGGCATGGCATTCGACGAGAAGTTCTTTTTCGAGGCGGATGCCGGCATGCGTACGCACCAGGTCCGGCTGCAGGGCGGCGACGCGTCCTCGGACTCGTTCTGCTACTCATGA
- a CDS encoding serine/threonine-protein kinase has product MPTDRERVESVFEAALELEPERRQEFVLASCGTNEAMRAAVLRLLSAHEREAGVLDVPPDVLFGEPSMPERLGAYRLLREIGHGGMGVVYDAERDDGQFRRRVAIKIIRRGSDPALLQRILAERQILAGLDHPNIARLLDGGVTPDGRPYLVMEHVDGLPIDVYCERMRLTVPERLALFVTVARAVDFAHRSLVVHRDLKPSNILVTPDGRAKLLDFGVAKLLHPWMMADTPETGAGRALTLEYASPEQLRGDSLTTTTDVYSLGVVLYELLAGRRPHEQHEPSIAAHAAAVCDGDIEHASARVLRSETLRSGEHDRTIEPAAVARARQTTPQRLARQLRGDVDAILDMALRAEPPRRYGSVELMAQDIERHLTHRTVLAHQGSRGYAFAKMVRRHRLPAAAVIVTLSAVLLGAGAAAWQAAIAGRERERAELALRDAEQVAEFLVGMFDAGEQAPQAVSVHDLMQRGMSRIEQLNAQPDVQARVLGAMGAIHEGIGAYEDGQLATEQALAMLNENGTAESAQGARLLVQLGTLLRRRGEYDSAQTVFERARGIQERVLEPTDPELSITLQRLAGIAIYLGDFAEAERRARAALDFQLRTLGRDHRMRVNMLAQLGAIQRARGDRAGAERTLREAVALRPRATGSTRHEILNDRFQLATIVFADPARAQEAEAMFRAELPSLNEESPDDLFFITWAENSIADLLARRGDLAGSEELRLHVLELRRGRLGADHPATAESTLELGNLRLRQGRTDEARQLIGEATRIYRRSLGERHPMYAQSLMRLGDVLMQSGDLQGADSAVSVALAIRAERYGPQSHGYIDALRTRALIQTRMGLFTSAEALLRDGLELAETAGAAGALRSLHAAFVELYTAWNRPADAARHRQLAAPAN; this is encoded by the coding sequence ATGCCAACAGACCGCGAGCGCGTCGAGTCGGTCTTCGAAGCGGCACTCGAGCTCGAGCCGGAGCGGCGCCAGGAGTTCGTGCTGGCGTCGTGCGGCACGAACGAGGCCATGCGCGCGGCCGTGCTCAGGCTGCTGTCCGCGCACGAGCGCGAGGCTGGCGTGCTCGATGTGCCACCGGACGTGCTCTTCGGGGAGCCGTCCATGCCCGAGCGGCTCGGCGCATATCGGCTGCTGCGTGAGATCGGCCATGGCGGCATGGGCGTGGTGTATGACGCGGAGCGCGACGATGGCCAGTTCCGCCGCCGCGTCGCGATCAAGATCATCCGGCGCGGCTCCGACCCCGCGCTGCTGCAGCGCATTCTGGCCGAGCGCCAGATCCTTGCCGGTCTCGACCACCCGAACATCGCACGACTGCTCGACGGTGGCGTCACGCCGGACGGCCGGCCGTACCTGGTGATGGAACATGTGGACGGGCTGCCGATCGACGTGTACTGCGAGCGCATGCGGCTCACGGTGCCGGAGCGGCTCGCGCTTTTCGTGACGGTGGCGCGGGCGGTCGACTTTGCGCACCGCAGTCTCGTCGTGCATCGCGACCTCAAGCCCTCGAACATTCTCGTGACGCCGGACGGTCGGGCCAAGCTGCTGGACTTCGGCGTCGCCAAGCTGCTGCATCCGTGGATGATGGCCGACACGCCCGAGACGGGGGCGGGTCGCGCGCTGACGCTGGAGTACGCGAGTCCCGAGCAGCTGCGTGGTGACAGTCTGACGACCACGACCGACGTGTATTCGCTCGGCGTCGTGTTGTACGAGCTGCTTGCCGGGCGACGTCCGCACGAGCAGCACGAGCCATCGATCGCGGCGCACGCAGCCGCGGTGTGCGATGGTGACATCGAGCATGCGAGTGCGCGCGTGCTCCGCAGCGAGACGCTGCGGAGCGGTGAGCATGATCGAACGATCGAGCCGGCAGCCGTCGCACGGGCCCGCCAGACGACGCCGCAGCGACTTGCAAGGCAGTTGCGCGGGGATGTCGATGCGATCCTCGACATGGCCCTGCGTGCGGAGCCGCCGCGGCGCTACGGCTCCGTGGAGCTGATGGCGCAGGACATCGAGCGACACCTGACGCACCGCACGGTGCTGGCGCACCAGGGCAGTCGCGGCTACGCATTCGCGAAAATGGTCCGCCGCCATCGTCTGCCGGCCGCTGCCGTGATCGTGACGTTATCAGCCGTGCTGCTGGGAGCCGGAGCGGCGGCGTGGCAGGCTGCGATCGCGGGCCGCGAGCGGGAGCGCGCGGAGCTGGCGCTGCGGGATGCGGAGCAGGTCGCGGAGTTCCTGGTCGGGATGTTCGATGCTGGCGAGCAGGCGCCGCAGGCCGTGAGCGTGCACGACCTGATGCAGCGCGGCATGAGCCGTATCGAGCAGCTGAACGCGCAACCGGATGTGCAGGCCCGGGTGCTCGGTGCGATGGGCGCGATTCACGAGGGTATTGGCGCCTACGAGGACGGACAGCTCGCGACCGAGCAGGCGCTGGCCATGCTGAATGAGAACGGTACCGCGGAGTCCGCGCAGGGTGCACGACTGCTCGTACAGCTCGGCACACTGCTGCGTCGGCGCGGAGAATACGACAGCGCGCAGACCGTGTTCGAACGGGCGCGCGGCATCCAGGAGCGGGTGCTGGAGCCGACCGACCCCGAGCTCAGCATCACGCTGCAACGCCTCGCCGGCATCGCCATCTACCTCGGCGATTTTGCGGAGGCGGAGCGGCGTGCGCGCGCCGCACTGGACTTCCAGCTCCGGACGCTCGGCCGGGACCACCGCATGCGGGTGAACATGCTCGCGCAGCTCGGCGCGATCCAGCGCGCCCGCGGTGATCGCGCGGGGGCCGAGCGCACGCTGCGCGAAGCGGTGGCACTGCGGCCGCGCGCCACGGGGTCGACGCGCCACGAGATTCTGAACGACCGCTTTCAGCTCGCGACCATCGTGTTCGCCGACCCTGCCCGCGCGCAGGAGGCCGAGGCGATGTTCCGCGCGGAGCTCCCTTCCCTGAACGAGGAGTCGCCGGACGACCTGTTCTTCATCACCTGGGCGGAGAACTCGATCGCCGACCTGCTCGCCCGACGCGGCGATCTCGCGGGCAGTGAAGAGCTGCGACTTCACGTGCTCGAGTTACGCCGCGGCCGGCTCGGCGCGGATCATCCCGCGACGGCCGAGAGCACGCTCGAGCTGGGCAACCTCAGGCTGCGGCAGGGACGGACCGATGAGGCGCGCCAGCTGATCGGCGAGGCCACGCGCATCTACCGGCGCAGCCTCGGCGAGCGCCACCCAATGTACGCGCAGTCCCTCATGCGCCTGGGAGATGTGCTCATGCAGTCCGGGGACCTTCAGGGTGCGGACTCGGCTGTCTCCGTCGCGCTCGCGATCCGGGCCGAGCGTTACGGACCGCAGAGTCACGGGTATATCGATGCGCTGCGCACCCGTGCACTCATCCAGACACGCATGGGCCTGTTCACCAGCGCGGAAGCCCTCCTCCGCGACGGACTCGAGCTCGCCGAAACCGCTGGCGCGGCCGGCGCCCTCCGGAGTCTGCACGCTGCCTTCGTCGAGCTCTACACCGCCTGGAACCGCCCCGCCGACGCGGCCCGGCACCGCCAGCTGGCCGCCCCCGCCAACTGA
- a CDS encoding lysophospholipid acyltransferase family protein, with amino-acid sequence MPAVENRDENQSWTRSVLSVLLWSAVAVIVAVWVVLLAVIYVFTVPSDPGRYTVGLWFRRAAVAFVSINPLWRFRTSGVVIKDPRRPYVVVANHESYADIFLISHLPWEMKWLSKAEVMRVPLMGWLMRMAGDIPVHRGDSRSRAEAMNGIRDRLGKRVSVIVLPEGTRSPTDQLLPFRDGAFRVAVELGLPVLPIAVAGTRHAMAKGSFRFNRATAEARVLEPIETAHLTRADVPLLRDQVRDRIAAARDQLRHELGIAGADAPA; translated from the coding sequence ATGCCGGCGGTCGAGAACAGAGATGAAAATCAGAGCTGGACGCGCAGTGTGCTGTCCGTGCTGCTGTGGTCCGCCGTGGCGGTCATTGTCGCGGTGTGGGTAGTGCTGCTCGCCGTGATCTACGTGTTCACCGTGCCGTCGGACCCCGGCCGCTATACGGTCGGCCTCTGGTTCCGCCGCGCAGCCGTCGCGTTCGTCTCCATCAACCCCCTGTGGCGCTTCCGTACCTCCGGCGTCGTCATCAAGGATCCGCGCCGCCCCTACGTAGTGGTCGCCAACCACGAGTCGTACGCGGATATCTTTCTCATCAGCCACCTCCCCTGGGAGATGAAATGGCTGTCGAAGGCGGAAGTCATGCGCGTGCCGCTCATGGGCTGGCTCATGCGCATGGCCGGCGATATCCCCGTCCACCGTGGAGACTCGCGCAGCCGCGCCGAGGCCATGAACGGAATCCGCGACCGGCTCGGCAAGCGCGTCTCCGTGATCGTGCTTCCCGAGGGCACGCGTTCGCCGACGGACCAGCTGCTCCCGTTCCGCGATGGCGCCTTCCGCGTCGCCGTCGAGCTCGGCCTGCCCGTCCTGCCGATTGCGGTTGCCGGCACCCGCCATGCCATGGCGAAGGGATCCTTCCGGTTCAACCGCGCCACGGCCGAGGCACGCGTTCTCGAGCCCATCGAGACCGCTCACCTCACACGCGCGGACGTGCCGCTCCTGCGCGACCAGGTACGCGACCGCATCGCTGCCGCCCGCGATCAGCTCAGGCACGAGCTCGGCATCGCGGGAGCGGACGCACCCGCCTGA